The following coding sequences lie in one Loxodonta africana isolate mLoxAfr1 chromosome X, mLoxAfr1.hap2, whole genome shotgun sequence genomic window:
- the LOC100665187 gene encoding zinc finger protein 883-like gives MMRYIKNNPRMSTLGEICTWHGNIGHSDNQGRHLSSRTVENLHESNEGTQSWKIFSWILDLTVLQRNPPEVNAFEYSECGKIFMDHSPYNHHIRSSTRCSASQCKECGESCSCSSHLTTPLRVPHGNKPDKCKVCGKDLICMPTLKSPVTTLTGEKCYECNKCGKGFCGLSSLWTCVSGHKHACKEYCEIYNPSSLILPKKCPDRDKLYECEECGKACSSSELSIKKIHIRNHTVERLYECEECGKAFIHCSHLTSHRRAHSGERPHECKECGKAFIRSSDLTSHKRTHSGEKPYKCKECGKAFTSSSNLTKHKRTHSGEKPYECTECGKAFTCRSSLRKHKRAHSGGKPYECKECGKAFLRSFSLTSHKITHSGEKPYECTECGKAFTRRSSLNKHKRTHSGEKPYECKECGKAFIFSSQLASHKRTHSGEKPYECTQCGKAFNCSSALTRHKNAHNGVRRYECTECGKAFRYSSVLNVHKRTHSGERRYKCKDCGKAFVHCSNLTSHKRTHSGEKPYECAHCGRAFVHSSHLTSHKRTHSGEKPYECAHCGKAFSCYATLYKHKRTHNGVRPYECTECGKAFIHSSSLTSHKRTHSGEKPYECTECGKAFTIRSSLGRHKRIHSGEKP, from the exons ATGATGCGGTACATTAAGAATAATCCCCGGATGTCCACGTTAGGAGAAATCTGCACGTGGCATGGCAATATAGGTCACTCTGACAACCAGGGGAGACATTTGAG CAGTCGTACAGTAGAGAACCTCCATGAAAGTAATGAGGGCACTCAGTCTTGGAAAATCTTCAGCTGGATTCTAGATCTTACTGTGCTCCAAAGAAACCCTCCAGAAGTAAACGCTTTTGAATACTCTGAGTGTGGAAAGATCTTCATGGATCACTCACCATATAACCATCATATCAGATCTTCCACCAGATGCAGTGCCTCtcagtgtaaggaatgtggagaatcctgcagctgttccTCTCACCTAACTACTCCTTTGAGAGTTCCTCATGGAAATAAACCCGATAAATGTAAGGTATGTGGGAAGGACTTAATTTGTATGCCAACCCTTAAGAGTCCTGTGACAACACTCACTGGTGAGAAATGTTATGAATGTAACAAATGTGGGAAAGGTTTCTGTGGTTTGTCATCACTTTGGACATGTGTGAGTGGTCATAAACATGCATGTAAAGAATATTGTGAAATCTATAATCCTTCATCCCTCATTTTACCTAAAAAATGTCCTGACAGAGATAAGCTttatgaatgtgaggaatgtgggaaagcctgtaGCTCCTCAGAactcagtataaaaaaaatacatattagaaATCACACCGTAGAGAGGCTTTATGAATGtgaagaatgtgggaaagcctttattcattGCTCCCATCTCACTTCACATAgaagagctcacagtggagagaggcctcatgaatgtaaggaatgtgggaaagcctttattcgttcctccgacctcacttcacataaaagaactcacagtggagagaaaccttataaatgtaaggaatgtgggaaagcctttactagTTCCTCCAACCtcactaaacataaaagaacgcacagtggagagaaaccttatgaatgtacggaatgtgggaaagcctttacttgtCGGTCATCCCTTCGTAAACataaaagagctcacagtggagggaaaccttacgaatgtaaggaatgtgggaaagcctttcttcGTTCCTTCAGCCTTACTTCACATAAaataactcacagtggagagaaaccttatgaatgtacggaatgtgggaaagcgtTTACTCGCCGCTCATCccttaataaacataaaagaactcacagtggagagaaaccttatgaatgtaaggaatgtgggaaagcctttattttttcctcccagctcgcttcacataaaagaactcacagtggagagaaaccttatgaatgtacgcaaTGTGGGAAAGCATTTAATTGTTCCTCAGCCCTCACTAGGCATAAAAATGCTCACAATGGAGTGCGGcgttatgaatgtacggaatgtgggaaagcctttcgttATTCCTCAGTCCTCAAtgtacataaaagaactcacagtggagagaggcgttACAAATGTAAGGACTGTGGGAAAGCCTTTGTTCATTGCTCCAATCTCACTTCACAtaagagaactcacagtggagagaaaccttacgaaTGTGCGCATTGTGGGAGAGCCTTTGTTCattcctcccacctcacttctcataagagaactcacagtggagagaaaccttacgaaTGTGCTcattgtgggaaagcctttagttgttaTGCAACCCTCTATaagcataaaagaactcacaacggagtgaggccttatgaatgtacagaatgtgggaaagcctttattcattcCTCCAGCCTGACTTCACATAAAaggactcacagtggagagaaaccttatgaatgtactgAATGCGGGAAAGCCTTTACTATTCGTTCATCCCTTGGTAGACAtaaaagaattcacagtggagagaaaccttag